The Anastrepha ludens isolate Willacy chromosome 2, idAnaLude1.1, whole genome shotgun sequence DNA window GCGGCAACCAAGTGTAGAAGAGTATGTAGGCAGCACTGGATACCACATTGGAAGTGTCAAGCGGTGTAACGACCTGGTCATCGAACTTGAACCATCTggtaaataagaattaaaaacgtGTTAATACAACAActatacgtgtatgtatgtgagaaAGCTCGCACATAATGAATTTGCGTACATTAATATTACCGCCATCCCCCCAACACCTCTACACACATTACATGTGTATATTCgtttataaatacatacctGCCATAATTGCCGCTTTTGCAAAAGGCTGTGTAGTGACCGCTCTCCATGGAGCCATAATGGTTGGAGACACCATAAAGTTGATACGTTTTCGGTGTCGCTGAACGCGATTCGGATTTGGCAATATAAGGCGTCATATCGAGATTCTCGAGCGGAAAGCGAACAtagttttgcttctttttgtACGAATTGCCAACGGCGTCGGTATCGGCGTAAAATCTAAAATTACGTCGATATAGGAGATCAAAAAGTTAGAATGCTATAGAAATCTGTGAGAAATCTACACTACTTTTTAACGAAGTGTAAACTATTCAGATCAATATGAATTTTATATCTACGCCCAAAAGCTTAAGCATGTTTTCtgagaatttgtattttttaagctttaagtACACTAGTTTAATGAGCAAGTAGGAAAAAATGCCATTTTCGAATGCGTTTGATTGACTTCAAATTTTAACGGAAAAGCATTTGCCAATTATCTTTTTACACGATAATACCAATCCAAAAAACTCGCGTAAAAAGGGAATTaggtgaaaaatatattaaacaaatttttttttgtcttcacTGAAAATTATTTCGTGCTTAgatattttaattcaataaatatattataagaaataaattattaaacggaGAGGGCAAAATCTACTGAGTTTTAAAGACTTTTCCTGAGACTAATTTAAACGCTTGCGTCAAAAAATCTCACTCTATTTGTTCTATTAGATTCAGGAAAAATTCATAAGATATtgaaaatcgcgaaaaaaatcaattcgtgaaaaaaaatatttttttttcctttttaactgGTGTTAAATCAGATTCATGTAAAAAgagaactagaaaaaaaaaaaaaatattaataaaaaaaagaaaaaaataataataagaattataatattaaaaaaaaattattgtatgcaCAAGAAGCGACAGTTTTTACCGTCGCTACAGTGGCCTAATCCCTTAACCAGTTAACTGTGTTGCTCCATTTACAAATGTGCTCCAGTGCGCACAAATTTGTGTCGCGAAAATCGAACGATGACGAGTATGGTCGTCAAGCGCATACtatttttccatatatttatttttctttattattattttttaattttttgttttattccggcATAGTCTCAAATTAttctaaacattttgaaatttaagaatatgttttatttttacaactattACAACTTAAATACCTAAGGTTACCACTTTTTTTTGCCATCTATACTCGTCAAACACAGTTAACTGGTTAACCACGTCTGGGCTTTTTGCACTACCACTAAAGTGGTAACTAAAATAAGAGTCTCATTATCACTACATCtaattatttagtgcactatgcCCAACCCTGCCCTTAACTATGCGTCTGGAAAAAATCTAATTTACTGTATAACTGAAATATGTCTACTCATTTCTCACCTTTTGAGATGTATTACCAAGACAGGTGGCAGTTTTGAAATATCCAGTTTTTTCACAGCATCACGTTTCTTCTTGCAATTCGGACAATTCCAGCCATGTATAAGTTCACCACTAAAATACATGTCCATACATTGGGTGAGAAAACAAACGTTTGCATTTGAAGGCAGTTCCAGacttaaattcgaaaaacactcATAAGTGGCGGACTCTTTGTTGCAGTCGACACATTTAACGGTGCTTTTTATTTGGCCATAGAATAAATGCAATATGAGACTCTCTTTTGCTTTGGTGAATTCCAGCCACGCCTTCTCGGAAGGTGTTATATTATCACGTGTCTTTTCGGGTACatgcaacgtttgcaaatcagaATGCAGCCAATCCATGAGTATGGTCAGAAATTCGTGCGAATCCTGCTGTTCGATACCGCGGAAAATTTGCTGATATTGTCCCATAACGTACTGTGTAGGGATTGATGATGGGTGTGGAGGGCAAGATGGAGGGGAAGATATTTAATTAATGAACTCTTTTGTGTTTTATATGGAcagataaaaaccaaaaatagacCAACCAGCTATTCACACATTTATCACATACTGTTTATAGACAAAAGTATGCCTATATGTGCGTAAGgacaaattacatacatatacacctgtgttcataaTAATAGCAGTGTGGCGTATTGCAaacttttgacaattttttatttttttttattgttaataattaCTAtattaaaaaccatataactcgaACAATCAGACtatgtataaattaaaaaaaaaaatttaatttataaataaaaacaaaaaattagaaaaatttaaaacttttagcCAGAATTTTTCTGAGTATCCAGTTTTGTACCCCattcaatttttgtataatattgtGCCAGTATAAAAAGGTTCAGAATTCgagttggtttttttatgaggagaaagTGCACAaggccaacaaaaaaaaatgtgaaaaatcacCGCGATTTTTTAGCAcctcaaatttgcactttattttaaaaaaatttaaggggcCATAAAATGCCATACATGAAATTGTTCTAAAAACTTTGTTGTTGAACTctttaaaattgtatacaaaggcctcttctattcgctacTTCTCTGCTGgactaacttgacgaaaaatttgtatgcgaaaacaacaacaaagttagcgagcaagattcgccgctagcgactATTTTACAatcaaatgtaattttaggcagctctattccagcTCTGCCAAGATGTTTTCATTTATAGCAgttgccacttgctaacgcttggcgcaAAGAAGATGcctaaagtttgaaacttctaGTTATATGGGGTTTGTTGTAatgtaaactatattttttgatcaaaaaaggcaaaataaatagtcaaaactttacaATATGAcccgctgctattattgtgcacactggtgtatatgtacatacatacatatgtgcaaatGTGATACACTTTgcttatattttgaattttattatataataggactatgaataagttcgtgcggttttttttcgaaatttgaaactttattgacgtaaaatttaatattcaaaatattgtccatcgcttactactactttttcccatctttctggcaattcacggattccctttgtgaaaaattcggtcggttttgccgcaatccacgaatcgatccattttttgacttcatcgtaattacggaagtgctggtcagccaggccatgttgcatcgatcggaagagatagtaatcggatggcgcaaggtctggactatacggcgggtggggtaggacatcccatttgagcgtttctaagtatgttttgaccacttgtgcaacatgtggccgagcattgtcatgttgcaaaataactttgtcgtgtctatcggcgtattgcggccgtttttctcgcagtgctcggctcaaacgcatcaattgtcgtcggtagacatcccccgtaatcgtttcattcggtttcagtagctcataatacacaacacccagctggtcccaccagatacacagcataaccttcaggccatgaatattctgcgccgacgtcgatgttgaagcatggccagggtatccatacgttgcccgacgttttggattgtcgtaatggacccacttttcatcgccagtcacaattcgatgcaaaaaaccctttcttttgtgccgttgaagcagttgttcgcatgccataaaacggcgttcaacgtctcttggcttcaattcatacggcacccaatggcctacctttcggatcattcccatggcttttaaacgtttggaaatggttgattgatcaactcccaaagtttttgcaacctcttcttgcgtttgagccggatcttgatcgagcaattcctccaattcggtatccatgaactttggcggcgcaccctcgcgttcttcgtcttccaagccaaaatcaccacttttaaagcgtgcaaaccacttctggcacgttcgctcagatagagcatggtcaccataaacttccaccaagatacgatgactttcggctgcttttttcttcatattaaaataatgaagaagaattccccgcaaaaacacattatttggcacgaaattcgacattttcaagtgtggtaaaaatattgttgtttacgcttcaaataaaaaacttatactgacgtttgtgccttacgacagtagctctccaatgaatgtttggaaatgtggatcgatggaataataatcaagttacgccatctgttgtaaaaccgcacgaacttataaatagacctattacttaCACGCAAGTCCTTGCTGGCCACACACTTGTAGTTGCCATTCCATAAAACTTTAATGAGGGCCGCTACTTCCTCGACAATGTGACCTTTCGTCTTATTACTGCGACTAATGTAGTTCTTATATTTGTCGGTTATACAGTATTCGGTGAGTTGTGGGGTATTGCTGAGGCACTGAATTATACTGTTCATGTAGCAGGTGTTGCCCAAGTTCTTTAAGCCGGTCAAGCCGCGACCCTAAGAAagcagtaaaaataaatgtgagtAACCTTGAACtgattgatatttatttataaaactaaaaatgagtttttgtttGCGGCCCAACTATGTATTGTCTGTATGGGAACCACACACAGGAGTGGTAGGAGCTGACCTCGAATACTTTTAGTTACTACTTTGtcattcagcaaaaaaaaattgcaatatttcttTACGAAATGAATATATGGTAAATAACTAGTAAGTATTGACTGGAAACTTTCAGCAACTGCCTCTATTGGTGAAATTTatgaataatacaataataaagaaaatgccACATCTtacaaatcgatattttttaacacattcaAAGGGAACTGAATCGAACATTAAAAGCGAGATTGATTAATACTCGtacaatgaagtaaaaaaaaataaaataaataaataaataaaaaaaggaaaggttttataaaagaaaaatcatcTGGAAATGGCATTTTATAAaggatttgaaaaacaaatttttatgaagatGGTTATTAATTTCCTATTTTAAACTTGAAACAATTTTCTTACATTTAAGTTGCGGTCAGATATGTGTGTGAGCAACTGAAAAATAGTTTGAacgcgtatttttattttttagcagtCCATTTCTCAAAAGCACTTTGCATGACCAGCAAATGTCAGAAAGTAAATCAATTGGAATGTTACCATCGGCCAGAAATGTCAAAGAAAATTCTTGCCAACTCATTTTGCTGCGAAAAAGTTTATTCTCTTGAGTCAGCACTCGAAAAGTAGTTTGGGAAAGTACTTCTCATTATTTCggcaataaatttcaagaaaggAACTGACATAACCTGCCACTGACTTTCTTTCTTCTGAACTCATGACCGCAGGCATAGATGTGTTCTGCTGCTGGATAAGAAATCGCACCTTCTcacaataaaaatcaaaatttcgaaaaaatgtatcgCCATTGGCTCTGAACTCTCTCATCAGTGGTATATAGAATGGATTTCCAGTACCGCGTTTCCAAATACCATCAAAaactttcttatattttttggcaaaaatttaccacaatcaTTTTCATCACCAGGACCAAATTCCTTTTAACTTTTTCCTTATTAATGTCCCTCTGGCAGACCAAGAGTACCAAACGTCCGATCACACAGTTACATTTTCGAAAGATCTGTCGATAGTTCGAGCGAACGGAAAGTAAGGTTAGTTTGGGTTGAAGCGGCTGTCCACTataggacacactcaggctcaacAGATAGTTTGTGTGAAAGTAATTTTGTTGAGTGCTTTTGAAAAGCACTTCACATGcaatttttaaatgctcatataGGTATAATCAATTACTTTCCGAAATTGTTGCCTTTTTTTGCACTTCACTTCCCAAGTCTGAACCTGCAGAACCTTTGTGTTGCTTTGTAAATTGATTGAATATGTAACCGTGTGAGGATTGGGTATTTTCcctaaaatgtataaataagttGTAGGTATTTTACTAATTTGTCTAATGCTAAATATCTAagcagtatttttattaaatttaaagccCAAAATAGtcgctattttttatttgtatgatgAAAAATCTCTTAAATAGCGTACAGTATTTTTCTaaccacaaataaaatataaagcttcatatacatatatgagccTAAAATATATGCTTAAGAGGTAACCAGTGGCTCCAGCCTCTAAAATTATGTTAAAGTGGTTTAGAAATATAGTTAAGTTAATAATTAAGAAGTCACACgcttattttttatgtactgTAATAATGGTAGCGACCGTCGTatccaaatgggttggtgcgtgactatcaatCGAAAGTGCACGACTTTGAAACCCCGGGAACAAAACATCGATtgatagaaaaaacttcttctaacagcggtcgctgCTCGGCAGTCAATGCCAAGCCTTtgggtgtatttttgccatgaaaaagctcctcttaaaaaacatctgccgttcgtaggTGGCATAAAGCTGTAGGTAGccccatttgtggagcaacatcaaggcgtacaccacaaataggatgaggagctcggtcaaacacccaaaaagggcgaAAGCGCCAATAATAAAGGAGTGTAAACCTAAATATCATTAAACCTCGGATATCTTTATTTGAAAGTGTACAAATATGAGAATAAACTGAAACGAAATGAGCAGCTTacattttgaaaagtttaaaaaatgtctttCAAAATAATGTTAAGATATTAAAATgattgcaaattatttattttaatatttttaataattttttttttaataagataaCACATagactgaaaagtcccgggcctaataGATAGAGGGCACTAATTATGTTGCATTCAtccctttttcagttagtactaagcttaaaaagacagctgctaaaatttcatgatattcaattcattagttcgtgagttattgtgctaaaagtaacgctacttttgttattttcaaaacaatggatcaacaaTAATtccgtgttttaattttacactgcttcttaatgaggaaaaataccgttcaagcgaagcaataccttgaaaagtgttatggggactccgcttcctaagaaacaacaacaaaacgatggTCTGCTGACTTTAAACGTGgccgtagagacaccgatgttGCACAATGCAACGGGCGTCCAAATGAGTAATGAGCAAAtcagtaacaccagaaaacatcaaaaaaatccacaaaatcgttttgaatgaccaaaaagtgaagttgcgtgagttaggtgacatcgtaaagatatcaaaagaacgagtTAGACTTATATTGCATGagtatttgactatgagaaagctctgttcaaagtgggtgctcACGGTTTCGTTTCAttaagacaacgcaccgtgttacaagtcaatcaaaacaatggcaaaactatatTAATTGAACTTCGAACTGTTCCCaaatccaccgtattcgccgaatttggctcccagcgactactggcagttcgcagacctaaaaaatgctcgccggtaagaaaacTGAAAGGCTGAAACTATGGCCGcctaatttgagaaaaaaatacatcgttctacaaaattggtattgaaatgttagagcggcgctggcaTGATtgattgatggaaattacgttgataaaTAGAACTAATTTtgagcaaacacaaaaaaaattgttttctttgttcGGCCCGGAACTTTTCCGCCCATGTGTTACACTTAAAAATCTTCCAGCCTGGAATTTCTTTATTTGAAAGTGCTCAAATATGAGAATAAACTGAAACGAAATGAGCAGcttacatttttaaaactttaaataagcctttaaaaataatattaagatattaaaacgattcaattatgttttttttaataagatagACATTTAGCAGTTGCTTCAAATGTTCAAAAGCATTTTGTTTAGAACAGCCCATTCTCCTGTTAACTGCAGCTTAACACAACTGTGCGCCCAATACACTTTTACTACTACGTGCAGCCGAAAAATATGCAAGACATAATTTTTCCTTCAATGCATGGCAAAGGAATCTTTTAACGCACCCGTTTTAGTGGAAAAAATGATGTGTAAATTAAAATATGCGTCGCCGGTATATTCAATTTCACGCCTGCAACCACAATCATCTTAAATTATTACTTCTAATACTACTTTTGTTGCTTGTAAAATATGTAAACGATTGTAAAATGTTTGGCTTTGAGTTGGCGATTGGTGGCGTTTCGGATTGCGCGCACAACAACATGCTTTGAGTAGAGACAACGACAGACTAAGGTACCTCACAAAAGTTAATTATTGGGCAAGTCGCTAAGCagcacacacaaaaaaaaaacaccaatggCCAGACGGACTAACAAATGACAGTTGGGTTACCCTAAACATATGCGCCGCATGAGAATATGAAATTAAGCggtatctaaaaaatatttaactataaCAAAGGCACACACAAGAAGAAAGTAATAGCATGAAGTCAGTTTTTGAACTAGCCTATGCTTAGGCGCTATGACTGGCAAGCATTggcatgtgtgtttgtatattcacatgtacatatgtatgcacgagtAATAGTGTGTGACAAATGCACACACGCAacaaacattgattttttaggCTTGATAGGCAGGTGGCCATTGAAACTTGGCGCATTCCACACTTTTCAAGTGGCAGAAGACAGTACTTGTTGTAAGTAAGTGCATGGGCACGCGTATGTTTGCACGttgaacatatatgtatgtatgtatatgggataTGAGCGCGTGGAACAGCTGCAGAGGGGAGGATCACGTTAGTGAAAATAAGAGTCGGTCATTAACACATTCAACCTAGACTGCTGACATGGTCGTTAAAAGACGCTCGTATAATGTTGCGAAACGTGACTAAGAAAGGAATGATGCACAAATGGGCAGATATTGTGTTATGTACTCAAATCGATTTTAAAAGCATACACATGTGAATATATAAATAGGTATAATAGTTGTTGTTTTGACATTTCGCAaaacatttttcgtttttataaatttggcaGCTGTAGATAAACTGGAGCAATAGAAGTTTCGAAGaatcttttttctaaaatatatgtagatattgtattttattgctctaattttatgtatgtaggttTACATGCCTCTGTACTGAGtaaatttgctgttgttgttgttatagcagtatAATAAGCCCTGCCGGAGTGAAGCTGTCATTCATCAATATCGTCTAACATAGTGATGGGCAAACtcagcacatttgcactgtgcagcagcgtgtgcttctgcgtgcgtaaaagtgctaggtgaagggggataacaaagcacagggaagaaacagaaaaattgagcgagttgtgtctgtgtttgtaccctgaatgagagagcaattattcatgaattcttaccagggatgccaacttttaacttcatatcaacaaatttctaaaaaaatcggttttttggtacatttttcttcaataactaaatttaatacatattacactttctattataataatgaattaagataatgaacaacaataaacaagcaattaaccatttcaaaagttcgcgtaatactgttttttaattgctagatgtaaagaaaattaagacctctgaaaatatttaatttgagattaaattaaaatcttacaaaTTGGAAAGCAATGTCAGTTatatcttcaataatattgatcactgcatatactgacgaatctgtaaattattcacacttatcttatgattacttaaatggtttttgagatcggatatattaatatatattttttaaattgagctaagaaatccagaaaatcaatttttttagcaaattactttataaaactgcaaactctcttcagctacAGAAGTTTGTCgaatgtttcagaatttttagctactgaatgataccattttttcttttatttttcataaaaagtggacgtgattgataactaatttcgcccatctaaatccaatacactctgatatgcacaactgcaaataaaaataaacaaccaagagtatatacttatgtatataaattatgaataataaaatcaacaatgccCAAAATTaattcccacatttaacaactgcggcaactcttcctcataagttttgacatttcataattaaaatcagttttttcgtgatttcttcatttttcgacgatattttttgagaccgtaagttaTATACtattgtcgcataaaaaaccactaatattaagtgtatttgcagtgaaagtgctgaaaattctatttaaaaatttgaaacggcgaacgtcaaaacaaagtgcacagtgttcaactgccgacaaaaacataaatttatttctaatgtgtaatatattattctgttttaacttttaacttAGATaagcaaagttaaataaaatattaaatataaaacatttggttcagcatcacctcaaataaaagaacattgtttcatttgaatccgaagtggagtgtaacttttttatgcaaatatgtagatggagaatcacaatgccttgtatgtgaaaaacgtgtGGTGTGTGAGGTGTTTAACATAAAGAGACATTATGAGCTGCATAGGAGTGAATATGATGAATATGtaggagaagaaaggaaaagtatatacaaatccctaagtctaaacgaagagcccgattcgatgtgccaaattacagaaggtcggaaaaattgaaattattaaaattttttttaaatttcttaggaaagcgaagattacgttgtagatgcaaagcgtgcaacttatgaaatcgcgttaaaccttgttcgtgagaatcgtgcattttcggatggcgaattggtgaagtcttgtatattaaaagcagtaggaattttgtccccttatctcgtagaactactagcagacgagtagatgaaatggcggaaattacagaatcgcagttaaaagagcgtataaaatcattcaaagcgatttcattggcaattgacaaaagtacagatatacccgacatagcccaattagcgatttttatccgaggagttgatgcccacctaAATATATGTGAAGAACTTTTGGACATTATTCCAATGACTGGGACGACTaaaggtgaagatttatttcaatgtgttaatgaatGTACTGAACGTATGGGTGTATCATGGCGAAAAGTGGTTTGCGTTGCCACCGATGGTGCGAAATCCATGAgcggatgcaaacaaatttctctaatcatttttgtgtactttgtcatactgtgcgcattgccatatgcgtgtgatttgaatttgagagcaactaagtactcaccaagaatacccattctgctatgataatttcctcaatgttttttgaaaaaa harbors:
- the LOC128871529 gene encoding ubiquitin carboxyl-terminal hydrolase 15 isoform X2, whose amino-acid sequence is MIVVAGVKLNIPATHILIYTSFFPLKRGRGLTGLKNLGNTCYMNSIIQCLSNTPQLTEYCITDKYKNYISRSNKTKGHIVEEVAALIKVLWNGNYKCVASKDLRYVMGQYQQIFRGIEQQDSHEFLTILMDWLHSDLQTLHVPEKTRDNITPSEKAWLEFTKAKESLILHLFYGQIKSTVKCVDCNKESATYECFSNLSLELPSNANVCFLTQCMDMYFSGELIHGWNCPNCKKKRDAVKKLDISKLPPVLVIHLKRFYADTDAVGNSYKKKQNYVRFPLENLDMTPYIAKSESRSATPKTYQLYGVSNHYGSMESGHYTAFCKSGNYGRWFKFDDQVVTPLDTSNVVSSAAYILFYTWLPPIQITDNNNTN